The following proteins come from a genomic window of Nitrospiraceae bacterium:
- a CDS encoding universal stress protein, giving the protein MRIVLAVDASPDSKNAAQVIRHLAEPPVLDVLNVVDEDALKHAYISPTMPADYLETYRQEVTEVAGRVLHEMKTELEPYCRHIRLIADSGDAAESIIQTAEESGADLVIVGQRGMTATPSFLLGGVSQKVATYAPCSVLVVKEPFARLERILVAVDGSEPAHRAVEFLARCPFKGPVQGAVVTVWPSPRSEALRIPVGSTGRSELKQMVEEKGQELLRNTAGECPRDVYRITTELLHGDPAFTILDAAIRFQAQIIVIGSRGMKAIKRFLLGSVSEKVLVHAPCSVLIVR; this is encoded by the coding sequence ATGCGCATCGTATTGGCTGTTGATGCATCGCCTGATTCCAAGAACGCCGCACAAGTCATCCGACACCTGGCGGAGCCTCCAGTCCTCGACGTGCTCAACGTCGTGGACGAAGACGCCCTCAAACATGCCTATATTTCTCCTACGATGCCAGCCGACTATCTAGAAACCTATCGCCAGGAAGTCACGGAGGTCGCCGGGCGTGTCCTGCACGAGATGAAGACTGAACTCGAACCGTACTGCCGGCACATCAGACTGATCGCCGACAGCGGCGATGCGGCAGAAAGCATCATCCAGACGGCCGAGGAATCGGGGGCCGACCTCGTGATCGTCGGCCAGCGAGGCATGACGGCGACTCCGTCGTTCCTCTTGGGCGGTGTGTCGCAGAAAGTGGCGACCTACGCTCCCTGCTCGGTTCTGGTGGTGAAGGAACCGTTCGCGAGGTTGGAACGGATTCTTGTGGCCGTCGACGGGTCTGAGCCAGCGCACAGGGCTGTGGAGTTTTTGGCCCGTTGCCCCTTCAAAGGTCCGGTGCAGGGGGCGGTGGTGACTGTATGGCCCTCTCCGCGATCGGAGGCCTTGCGGATTCCAGTTGGAAGCACCGGCCGATCAGAGTTGAAGCAGATGGTGGAAGAGAAGGGGCAAGAGTTGCTCCGGAACACCGCCGGCGAATGTCCGCGCGATGTCTACCGGATCACCACGGAACTGCTCCACGGTGATCCCGCGTTTACCATTCTCGATGCGGCAATTCGGTTTCAGGCGCAGATCATCGTGATCGGTTCGCGTGGGATGAAAGCGATCAAACGTTTCTTGTTGGGCAGCGTGTCAGAAAAGGTTCTCGTCCATGCGCCCTGCTCGGTGCTGATTGTCCGATAA
- a CDS encoding trypsin-like peptidase domain-containing protein: MRMMLYHLGGSLQGKTQQFETDRVTFGTDEGCGVRFDVSRDTSVQPIHADLAVEHGVPVLRDRTGQRLVFVNGLRQAEAGLRDGDLIQFGESGPEVRFRLPPDGVPTSKPLKTIMADSRDILVRTPHPRYLSPFYLARHILGEIMIHASPLVRIVVGAVLLAPVILILWLGVALYLQQQAGVATQRQMVELLRQLEIKRVTQAELERRVEHERQEAAEPRRQGEEQIATLTAKLKAQEAARESQREIEAIRQQLSAIRQSQGFAEDIARRFGGSIGLLQGGYGFKEKTTGRPLRYQGLDQLGNPFVDKDGNALVTLEGIGPPVMIYFAGTAFLVDRVGTVVTNRHIVRMWEVFEPAQQVMAAGFEPELTLLRLFLPEEETPYRLSEVTISDRADIAILRTDRPPKAGNPVTLAGDDSPRIGEPVIMLSYPGTADTLLARVVPATSREILAKAGNDSVSLVDELALRKLIRPLATQGHISDVTPELITYEAVSATGSSGAPIFNRAGKVIGVNQAMLQRIGGVHFALPVRFVNELIGSPVRRKP, encoded by the coding sequence ATGCGGATGATGCTCTATCATCTGGGCGGTAGCCTGCAGGGCAAGACTCAACAGTTCGAGACCGACAGGGTCACATTCGGAACCGATGAAGGCTGTGGCGTTCGGTTCGATGTGTCACGTGACACCTCGGTGCAGCCCATTCACGCGGATCTTGCCGTCGAACACGGCGTCCCGGTTCTTCGCGATCGAACAGGTCAGCGCCTCGTGTTCGTGAACGGTCTCAGACAGGCGGAAGCCGGGTTACGAGACGGCGATCTCATCCAGTTCGGAGAGTCTGGTCCTGAAGTCCGCTTCCGGCTGCCACCAGATGGTGTTCCGACGTCCAAACCGCTGAAGACCATCATGGCGGACAGCCGCGATATCCTGGTCCGAACTCCCCATCCGCGCTATCTGTCACCCTTCTACCTGGCCCGCCACATCCTTGGCGAGATCATGATCCATGCATCGCCTCTCGTCAGGATTGTGGTCGGAGCTGTCTTGCTTGCGCCTGTGATCCTCATCCTGTGGCTCGGCGTCGCACTGTATCTTCAGCAGCAGGCCGGCGTGGCCACACAGCGGCAGATGGTCGAGTTGCTGCGTCAATTGGAAATCAAGCGGGTCACGCAGGCTGAATTGGAACGACGTGTGGAACATGAGCGGCAAGAGGCGGCTGAGCCCCGACGACAGGGAGAAGAACAGATTGCCACACTGACGGCCAAACTGAAGGCCCAAGAAGCCGCACGGGAGTCCCAACGTGAGATTGAAGCGATCCGCCAGCAGCTCAGTGCCATTCGCCAGTCGCAGGGCTTCGCGGAAGATATCGCGCGTCGCTTCGGAGGAAGCATCGGATTGCTGCAAGGCGGATACGGATTCAAGGAAAAGACCACCGGCCGTCCGCTGCGGTATCAAGGACTCGACCAGCTCGGCAACCCGTTTGTGGACAAGGATGGAAATGCACTGGTCACATTGGAAGGCATTGGCCCTCCCGTGATGATTTACTTTGCCGGCACGGCGTTCCTCGTGGATCGTGTCGGGACCGTCGTGACGAATCGTCATATCGTGCGGATGTGGGAAGTGTTCGAGCCGGCTCAACAAGTGATGGCAGCGGGATTCGAACCGGAGCTGACGCTCCTGAGGTTGTTCCTTCCGGAGGAGGAAACGCCGTACCGCCTCAGCGAAGTCACGATCTCCGACCGGGCCGACATCGCCATCCTGCGCACCGATCGCCCTCCTAAGGCCGGCAATCCGGTGACACTGGCCGGTGATGACTCCCCGCGAATCGGGGAGCCGGTGATCATGCTCAGCTATCCCGGTACTGCGGATACCCTGCTCGCGCGGGTCGTCCCTGCGACCAGTCGAGAAATCCTTGCCAAAGCCGGTAATGACTCTGTCAGCTTGGTTGACGAACTCGCGCTGAGGAAGTTGATCCGGCCTTTGGCCACACAGGGACACATCTCCGATGTCACGCCGGAACTGATCACGTATGAAGCGGTTTCTGCGACCGGCAGCAGCGGCGCGCCGATTTTCAATCGGGCAGGGAAGGTCATCGGTGTCAACCAGGCGATGTTGCAACGAATCGGCGGGGTCCACTTCGCACTGCCGGTTCGGTTCGTGAACGAGCTGATCGGTTCACCGGTGCGTCGGAAGCCATGA
- a CDS encoding cyclic 2,3-diphosphoglycerate synthase encodes MAEVISAGTAPVENRASAPIKVVIMGAAGRDFHNFNVFFRANPRYNVVAFTAAQIPNIAGRNYPHELAGPLYPSGIPIVPEDDLESVIVKHDVDQVIFAYSDVSHEEVMHRASRALAAGADFRLLGPGSTMLRSRKPVVSICAVRTGAGKSPAARKLAAWLREQGRRIAVIRHPMPYGDLAQQAVQRFANLDDLQKARCTIEEREEYEPHISRGDVVFAGVDYERILRQAESEADVIIWDGGNNDIPFFESDLEIVLVDPHRAGHERSYFPGEVNLLRADVIVITKVDTADPAKVESVRRTIRSANPSAQIIESTMPLTVDDASAILGKRVLVIEDGPTVTHGGMAYGAGVLAAQKYGAAVLSDPRPSAVGSIRETFRANPHLDCLLPAMGYGAEQIRELEQTINRVDCDLVLIATPVDLRRLITIKPPSCRVRYEFHEASGRLKELLFGAVKKAMRA; translated from the coding sequence GTGGCAGAAGTCATCAGCGCAGGAACGGCCCCGGTGGAAAATCGCGCCAGCGCGCCGATAAAAGTGGTGATTATGGGAGCGGCTGGCCGGGACTTCCACAACTTCAACGTCTTCTTTCGGGCGAACCCCAGGTATAACGTCGTTGCCTTCACTGCCGCTCAGATTCCAAACATCGCCGGGCGCAACTATCCTCATGAGCTAGCGGGGCCGCTCTACCCGAGCGGCATTCCGATCGTGCCGGAAGACGACTTGGAGTCCGTGATCGTGAAGCATGACGTCGATCAAGTCATCTTTGCTTACAGCGACGTGTCTCACGAAGAGGTCATGCACCGCGCGTCTCGTGCCCTGGCAGCCGGAGCAGACTTCCGTCTCTTGGGCCCCGGTTCGACGATGCTTCGGTCACGAAAGCCGGTCGTATCCATCTGCGCAGTCCGGACGGGAGCAGGGAAGAGTCCGGCCGCTAGAAAGCTTGCCGCATGGTTGAGAGAGCAGGGGCGTCGGATTGCGGTCATTCGTCACCCGATGCCCTATGGGGACTTGGCGCAGCAGGCGGTTCAACGGTTCGCCAATCTGGATGATCTCCAGAAGGCACGCTGCACCATTGAAGAACGGGAAGAGTACGAGCCACACATCAGTCGGGGCGACGTCGTGTTCGCCGGAGTGGACTATGAACGCATTCTCCGTCAGGCTGAATCAGAGGCCGATGTGATCATCTGGGACGGAGGTAATAACGACATCCCCTTTTTCGAGTCGGATTTGGAAATCGTTCTCGTGGACCCGCACCGGGCCGGTCACGAGCGAAGCTACTTTCCCGGAGAGGTCAACCTGCTCCGTGCTGATGTGATCGTCATCACCAAGGTGGATACAGCTGACCCTGCGAAGGTCGAATCAGTTCGCCGGACGATCAGATCCGCCAATCCGAGCGCGCAGATCATCGAATCGACGATGCCGCTGACAGTGGACGATGCCTCGGCGATACTTGGAAAGCGTGTGCTCGTCATCGAAGACGGTCCGACAGTCACCCATGGCGGGATGGCCTATGGTGCCGGCGTGCTAGCAGCCCAGAAGTATGGAGCGGCTGTCTTAAGCGATCCGCGACCGTCTGCGGTCGGCAGCATCCGCGAGACCTTTCGAGCCAACCCACATCTGGATTGCCTCCTGCCCGCGATGGGCTATGGAGCAGAGCAAATTCGCGAACTCGAACAGACGATCAATCGGGTGGACTGTGATCTCGTGCTGATCGCCACCCCAGTGGATTTGCGCCGGCTGATCACCATCAAGCCGCCAAGCTGCCGAGTCCGCTATGAATTTCACGAGGCTAGCGGGAGACTCAAGGAGCTTCTCTTCGGGGCAGTAAAAAAGGCAATGCGGGCATGA
- the acsA gene encoding acetate--CoA ligase yields MLWSTIIKSRRDWDIVPNLHDYQTVYSHFSWKEAQQQLEGLSASQGLNIAHVAVDRHANGPSASHLALRWLGKDGTIEDYSYRRLKESTNRFANVLTQLGVGKGDRVFALTGRIPELYLTALGTLKNRSIFCPLFSAFGPDPIRTRLTIGQAKVLVTTVGLYQRKVAAIHAAIPTLEHVLLVAEDRQPTSIPGTADFHSLMDRTSSSYTIGPTDPEDVALLHFTSGTTGTPKGAIHVHQAVVAHHMTGKYALDFHEKDVFWCTADPGWVTGTSYGIIAPLTSGITSIVDEAEFEAERWYRILQDQRVSIWYTAPTAIRMMMKGGAELVRKYDLRHLRFLASVGEPLNPEAVVWGQEAFGQPFHDNWWQTETGGIMIANYAAMDIRPGSMGRPLPGIEAAIVRKISSGAVEVIEKPGEQGELALRPGWPSMFRGYWNEPERYRKCFADGWYLTGDLAKRDEDGYYWFVGRADDVIKTSGHLIGPFEVESILMEHKAVAEAGVIGKPDPVALEVVKAFVSLKEGYEASDSLRRELLGFARARLGAVVAPKEITFLPTLPKTRSGKIMRRLLKARELGLPEGDTSTLEG; encoded by the coding sequence GTGCTGTGGTCGACCATCATCAAGTCTCGTCGAGACTGGGACATCGTGCCGAATCTCCATGATTATCAGACGGTTTATTCGCACTTTTCATGGAAAGAGGCTCAACAGCAATTGGAGGGACTTTCGGCCAGTCAGGGTCTGAACATCGCACATGTAGCGGTCGATCGCCATGCCAACGGACCGTCGGCGTCACACCTGGCGCTCAGATGGCTCGGTAAGGACGGGACCATCGAGGACTATTCGTACCGCCGGTTAAAAGAGTCGACGAATCGCTTTGCGAACGTGCTCACGCAGCTAGGGGTGGGAAAAGGCGATCGCGTGTTTGCCCTCACCGGACGCATTCCCGAGTTGTACCTCACCGCGCTTGGGACCCTGAAGAATCGAAGCATCTTCTGCCCGTTGTTCTCCGCCTTCGGTCCGGATCCGATTCGTACGCGTCTGACCATCGGCCAAGCGAAGGTCTTGGTAACCACGGTCGGACTCTACCAGCGGAAAGTCGCCGCGATTCACGCCGCCATACCAACCCTTGAACACGTGTTACTCGTCGCTGAGGATCGACAGCCCACCTCCATCCCGGGCACGGCTGATTTTCACAGCCTGATGGACCGGACGAGTTCGTCCTATACGATCGGTCCGACCGATCCGGAGGACGTGGCGCTGCTTCATTTTACGAGCGGAACCACCGGGACGCCGAAAGGCGCCATTCACGTCCACCAAGCAGTGGTCGCTCACCACATGACCGGCAAGTACGCGCTGGACTTCCATGAGAAAGACGTATTCTGGTGCACGGCGGACCCCGGTTGGGTAACTGGCACTTCGTACGGGATCATCGCCCCCCTGACCAGCGGCATCACCAGTATCGTCGATGAAGCGGAGTTCGAAGCCGAACGGTGGTATCGCATCTTGCAGGACCAACGGGTTTCGATCTGGTATACAGCCCCCACAGCCATTCGCATGATGATGAAAGGCGGCGCCGAGCTCGTCCGCAAGTACGATCTCCGTCATCTCCGCTTTCTCGCCAGCGTGGGCGAACCGCTCAATCCGGAGGCCGTCGTCTGGGGGCAGGAGGCGTTCGGACAACCGTTCCATGATAACTGGTGGCAGACTGAAACCGGCGGGATCATGATCGCCAACTATGCCGCGATGGACATTCGTCCCGGTTCGATGGGCCGACCGCTGCCCGGCATCGAGGCCGCCATTGTGCGGAAGATCAGCTCGGGCGCGGTCGAAGTGATCGAGAAACCTGGGGAACAGGGTGAGTTGGCCCTTCGTCCCGGATGGCCTTCCATGTTTCGCGGATACTGGAATGAGCCGGAACGCTATCGGAAATGTTTCGCCGATGGCTGGTACCTGACGGGCGACCTCGCCAAACGCGATGAGGATGGTTACTACTGGTTCGTCGGCCGGGCGGACGATGTCATCAAGACATCCGGCCATTTGATCGGCCCGTTCGAAGTGGAAAGCATTCTCATGGAACACAAGGCCGTCGCGGAAGCCGGTGTCATCGGCAAACCGGATCCGGTTGCGTTGGAAGTGGTAAAGGCGTTTGTGTCGCTCAAGGAGGGATACGAGGCCAGCGACTCCCTCCGCCGCGAATTGCTCGGGTTCGCACGTGCCCGTCTCGGTGCCGTCGTGGCACCCAAAGAAATTACGTTCCTGCCGACCCTGCCGAAGACGCGGAGCGGCAAGATCATGCGGCGACTGTTGAAAGCCAGAGAATTGGGATTGCCAGAAGGTGATACCTCGACGTTGGAAGGGTAA
- the pdhA gene encoding pyruvate dehydrogenase (acetyl-transferring) E1 component subunit alpha, with protein MDAVVDRDHGLALIHQMLRIRRFEEKCAELYSLGKIRGFLHLYIGEEAVAVGSIPAFTPDDAIVATYREHGHSLVRGTPMGPLMAELYGKATGCARGRGGSMHFFDASRRFYGGLAIVGGGLPIAVGLALAQKLAPLSPSLHKWGNKGGVTACYFGDGAVAEGEFHESMNLAALWKLPVLFLCENNLYAMGTALGRHQSQTDIARKADAYAIPAEAVDGMDVLAVESATKKAVELVRHGGGPYFIEYRTYRFRAHSMYDAELYRTKDEVAQWKQRDPIALFEQQLRAQGALEDADLQKMESTIADEIAEAMAFAEAGPWEPLEDLTKDVYTPAKPAG; from the coding sequence ATGGACGCCGTTGTCGATCGCGATCACGGATTAGCGCTGATCCACCAGATGCTCCGAATCCGCCGCTTCGAGGAAAAGTGTGCGGAACTATATAGCCTCGGAAAGATCCGGGGGTTTCTCCACCTCTACATCGGAGAAGAAGCGGTGGCCGTCGGATCCATACCGGCATTCACGCCGGATGACGCCATCGTGGCGACCTACCGCGAGCACGGCCACTCGCTCGTCCGTGGCACCCCGATGGGGCCATTGATGGCCGAGCTCTACGGGAAGGCAACCGGCTGTGCGCGGGGGCGGGGCGGGTCGATGCATTTCTTCGACGCATCGCGCCGCTTCTACGGAGGACTCGCGATCGTGGGAGGGGGCTTGCCGATCGCCGTCGGGTTGGCGCTCGCGCAGAAGCTCGCCCCCCTGTCTCCCTCCCTTCATAAGTGGGGGAATAAAGGGGGGGTCACCGCTTGCTATTTTGGTGATGGAGCCGTGGCGGAAGGCGAGTTCCACGAGTCGATGAATCTGGCTGCGCTCTGGAAACTGCCGGTGCTCTTCCTCTGCGAAAACAATCTTTATGCGATGGGCACGGCGCTGGGCCGGCATCAATCGCAGACCGATATCGCCCGGAAAGCCGATGCCTACGCCATTCCGGCCGAAGCGGTGGACGGGATGGACGTCCTTGCCGTGGAATCAGCGACCAAAAAAGCCGTCGAGCTCGTGCGGCACGGCGGTGGTCCCTACTTCATCGAGTACCGCACGTACCGTTTCCGAGCTCACTCGATGTACGACGCCGAACTGTATCGAACCAAGGACGAAGTCGCCCAGTGGAAGCAGCGGGACCCCATTGCCCTGTTCGAACAACAGCTTCGCGCACAAGGTGCCCTAGAGGACGCCGATCTGCAGAAGATGGAGTCCACCATTGCGGACGAAATTGCCGAAGCCATGGCCTTCGCCGAAGCGGGGCCATGGGAGCCCTTAGAAGATTTGACGAAGGATGTGTATACGCCGGCGAAGCCGGCAGGCTAG
- a CDS encoding alpha-ketoacid dehydrogenase subunit beta has protein sequence MKITYREAVRAGLREALQNNPLVFLMGEDVGRYGGTYACTKGFLEEFGPARIRDTPLSESTFVGAGIGAALGGMRPIVEVMTVNFSLLALDQIVNNAATIRHMSGGQFSIPLVVRMATGAGRQVAAQHSHSLEGWYAHIPGIKVLAPATVTDARSMILTALKEPDPVFIFEHAYLYPMEGELDERALPVDIVNAAIRRRGKDVSLITFGGSLWKALQAADTLAAEGIEADVIDLRVLRPLDRATILASVSRTHRAVIIDEGWRTGSFAAEISAQIMEGAFYDLDGPVARVCSVEVPIPYAKHLEDAALPQSEKIVLTVRNMFRGRDE, from the coding sequence ATGAAGATCACCTACCGTGAAGCTGTTCGTGCCGGACTCCGCGAGGCATTGCAGAACAACCCGCTCGTCTTTCTCATGGGAGAGGATGTCGGGCGTTACGGTGGGACTTACGCCTGCACCAAGGGATTCTTAGAGGAGTTCGGCCCTGCGCGTATTCGCGACACGCCTCTATCCGAATCCACCTTTGTCGGTGCCGGCATCGGTGCGGCACTGGGAGGCATGCGACCCATCGTCGAAGTGATGACAGTGAACTTCAGTTTGCTGGCGCTGGATCAGATCGTCAACAATGCCGCGACGATTCGTCACATGTCCGGCGGACAGTTCAGCATTCCCTTGGTCGTGCGCATGGCCACAGGAGCCGGACGGCAAGTCGCCGCACAACACTCTCACAGTCTCGAAGGGTGGTACGCGCACATTCCGGGTATCAAGGTCCTCGCCCCTGCGACCGTGACCGATGCACGAAGCATGATCTTGACCGCCTTGAAGGAACCGGACCCCGTCTTCATCTTCGAGCATGCCTATCTGTACCCTATGGAAGGGGAGCTCGATGAACGGGCGCTCCCCGTCGATATTGTGAACGCAGCTATACGCCGCCGAGGGAAAGACGTGAGCCTGATCACGTTCGGCGGCTCATTATGGAAAGCGCTGCAGGCAGCCGACACCCTTGCCGCGGAAGGAATCGAAGCCGACGTCATCGATCTTCGCGTGCTCCGCCCGCTCGACCGGGCGACGATTCTCGCCTCCGTGAGTAGGACCCACCGGGCCGTCATCATCGATGAAGGCTGGCGTACAGGAAGTTTCGCCGCGGAGATCAGTGCGCAGATCATGGAAGGGGCCTTTTACGATCTCGATGGCCCGGTGGCCCGCGTGTGTAGCGTCGAAGTTCCGATTCCCTACGCCAAACACTTGGAAGACGCGGCACTTCCTCAGTCTGAGAAGATCGTGCTGACTGTTAGAAACATGTTTCGAGGCCGAGATGAATAG